In Trifolium pratense cultivar HEN17-A07 linkage group LG7, ARS_RC_1.1, whole genome shotgun sequence, a genomic segment contains:
- the LOC123895534 gene encoding MADS-box protein SOC1-like isoform X2 — protein sequence MVRGKTQMKRIENPTSRQVTFSKRRNGLLKKAFELSVLCDAEVALIVFSPRGRLYEFASSSTPETIERYRNHNRINNIPMTSESVENTQHLRQEAENMMKKIDLLETSKRKFLGEGLGSCSIEELQKIEQQLEKSITKIRAKKTQVYREQIQHLKEKEKALIAENVKLSEKAAKKPQRESVQEAEPYVDQSSPSSDVETELFIGLPETRTRRIPPKI from the exons atgGTGAGAggaaaaactcaaatgaaacgtATAGAAAATCCAACAAGTAGACAAGTAACATTTTCAAAGAGGAGAAATGGTTTGTTGAAGAAAGCTTTTGAATTGTCAGTGTTGTGTGATGCTGAAGTTGCTCTTATTGTTTTCTCACCAAGAGGAAGGCTTTATGAATTTGCTAGCTCAAG CACTCCAGAAACAATTGAAAGATACCGCAACCATAACAGGATAAATAATATACCAATGACATCTGAATCAGTTGAGAATACTCAG CATTTGAGGCAAGAAGCAGAAAACATGATGAAGAAGATTGACCTTCTTGAGACTTCAAAACG GAAATTCTTAGGAGAAGGTCTGGGGTCTTGTTCCATTGAGGAACTACAAAAGATAGAACAACAGTTGGAGAAAAGTATAACCAAAATCCGAGCAAAAAAG ACTCAGGTTTACCGGGAACAAATTCAGCATCTAAAAGAAAAG GAAAAAGCCCTTATTGCTGAAAATGTCAAGCTCTCTGAGAAG GCAGCAAAAAAGCCTCAGAGAGAAAGTGTACAAGAGGCTGAACCCTATGTAGATCAAAGTAGTCCAAGTTCAGATGTGGAAACTGAATTGTTCATTGGACTTCCAGAAACAAGAACAAGGCGTATTCCTCCAAAGATCTAG
- the LOC123895534 gene encoding MADS-box protein SOC1-like isoform X1: MVRGKTQMKRIENPTSRQVTFSKRRNGLLKKAFELSVLCDAEVALIVFSPRGRLYEFASSSTPETIERYRNHNRINNIPMTSESVENTQHLRQEAENMMKKIDLLETSKRKFLGEGLGSCSIEELQKIEQQLEKSITKIRAKKTQVYREQIQHLKEKEKALIAENVKLSEKYGNYSSQAAKKPQRESVQEAEPYVDQSSPSSDVETELFIGLPETRTRRIPPKI; encoded by the exons atgGTGAGAggaaaaactcaaatgaaacgtATAGAAAATCCAACAAGTAGACAAGTAACATTTTCAAAGAGGAGAAATGGTTTGTTGAAGAAAGCTTTTGAATTGTCAGTGTTGTGTGATGCTGAAGTTGCTCTTATTGTTTTCTCACCAAGAGGAAGGCTTTATGAATTTGCTAGCTCAAG CACTCCAGAAACAATTGAAAGATACCGCAACCATAACAGGATAAATAATATACCAATGACATCTGAATCAGTTGAGAATACTCAG CATTTGAGGCAAGAAGCAGAAAACATGATGAAGAAGATTGACCTTCTTGAGACTTCAAAACG GAAATTCTTAGGAGAAGGTCTGGGGTCTTGTTCCATTGAGGAACTACAAAAGATAGAACAACAGTTGGAGAAAAGTATAACCAAAATCCGAGCAAAAAAG ACTCAGGTTTACCGGGAACAAATTCAGCATCTAAAAGAAAAG GAAAAAGCCCTTATTGCTGAAAATGTCAAGCTCTCTGAGAAG TATGGTAACTATTCATCACAGGCAGCAAAAAAGCCTCAGAGAGAAAGTGTACAAGAGGCTGAACCCTATGTAGATCAAAGTAGTCCAAGTTCAGATGTGGAAACTGAATTGTTCATTGGACTTCCAGAAACAAGAACAAGGCGTATTCCTCCAAAGATCTAG